GATTCTCACACAGGATGTGGTCAAGAGCGAGTACGACCCGCGCCTGCGCAAAGCCTCCCGCCTCTCGCCGGCGCAGAACAGCAGCGTGCCAACCAACCGGCCCGAGGTTGCCACCAAGTCCGACCTGATCACCCCGTCATTCGGCATCTTGCTGGGCATGGTCTCTTCTCATCTGGAGGGGATCAGGCTGTGGCGCGTGCTGGCCAGCCGGCACGGCGACCTGCTCGCGCTGCTGCGCCCTCGCCTGTTCGAAGCCGCCCGCAGCCGCAATCAAACGGTGTATGGCGTGATGGCCGGCCCGTTCGACACCAGCCGCGCCGCCATGGAAACCTGCAGCATCCTTGCGGCGCGCGGCGTTGAATGTTCCGTGACCGAGTTCCGCGGCATTTCCCCCACCGCGCAGAGGGCGGTGCCCTGATACCGTTAGGGCGTGGCTTCTAGCGCACCTCCCCGGGGGCGACATCGGCTTCAACTGAAAAGCCACGTCACATCTCCTTTGACCGCCCTCGACACACTAGATCTTTGGGATCGCCAAGCGGCAGCACGCGTCTTAGCACCGCATTCACCTGTCTGGGTTGTTTATCCCTTGACAGTGCGCGTCCTAAGGTGGTGGAAAGCGGCAGCTTCCGCTCAACGCGCGGGGAGCCCGTAGCTCAGTTGGTAGAGCAACTGACTTTTAATCAGTAGGTCCAGGGTTCGAATCCCTGCGGGCTCACCATCACTCAGGTTGTCCGGGCCGGAGACACAGGTAACAGTTTGTCCCTAAGACATGGGTGACAACCTCGTGCCGAACGGGTTGTCGATGGTCTGCAGGTTTTCTGCTCCAGGTCGATATATCCCAGGTCATAGTGCATGAAGCTCACGAGCCAAATGCCATCGTCCACCTCCTTGATACCGAGCCGCTGACCGGCGAGCACGGTGCTGGCCTCACATTTCCGTTCTAAGCCGGATCCAGGGCGCGCACCTCGGTACGGTGCCAGCCTTCCTCGTGCTTGCGCCAATAGGCCGCTTTTAGAGCCAGTGAAATCGGCCCCGGCCGGTCGTTGCTGAGGATGGCCGAACCAATCCGCGAGATCGGCATGACGCCTCCCGCCGTGGTCGCCGCAAAAGCCTCGTCCGCACCCTCCAGCGACGCGCGCGGGATGGCGCATATGCGGGCTTCGATGCCCATCTCCGCGCAGAGCTCCAGCACCGACTTTCGGGTGATGCCATGCAGGCTGCCGCGATCCGGCGTCATCACCTTCCCGTTGCGAACCATGAAGATGTTGAAGCCCGGCCCTTCGGTCACGAACCCGTCGGCATCGCACAGAACCGCGGTATCGAAACCATGATCGTGGGCCTCGAACAGGCCCGACGTCAGATCGCTCCACTGATAGTTCTTCACCGTGGGGTCGACCGATGCGTCGGGAACCCTCGGTGTCGACGCGATCCAGAGATGGGCGCCCCGCTCCTGCACATCCTTAGGGATGACGTCGATCCACGGAATGGCATAAGCGACCAGATGGTTGTCGCAATCCTGCGGCCGACGGGAGCCGGCAACCCGCGGCCGGCCGCGCAGCGCCACCATGGCCACATAAGCGTTCTCCAGCCCGGCAAGCCCCACGCAGCGATGCAGGATGGCTTCGATTTCCTCGCGGCTCTCCTTGGGCTTCAGCCGGCGCGCCGCCATGGATGCCATGAACCGGTCGAGATGGTCGTCCAGCCGGAAGAAACCGTGGCGAAACACGTGAACCACATCGTAAACCGCGTCAGACCGGGTGAAGCCCCAATCCGTCACCGGGATCTTGGCTTCGTCAATGGGGACGAACTGGCCACCGATATAGGCGGCACCTGCGGCAAATCTCGTTGGCTCCATGACAGCAATCCTCGCGTGGCGCCTGCGGCATGCTTCGGCAATTCCATATTGCCCACCGAGCTTAGCCACCTTACTGTTCGCAACGCAAACAAAGCTGCCGCCCCACATCGCGGTCTCCTGGGGAAGGCAAGGATATACGGGGTGAGTTTCCGCGCTCGAGGGCAGCATCAGGGATGAGTATAGAGGCGCCGTCCGCTCAGGATCTCGCCGCGCTCGCGAAACGGTTCGGGCTTGAGCCATCGGACGCGGATCTTTCAGCTTTCGAGGCGTTCGCGGGCGGGCTCAGAGTGTCCTATGACTGGCTCGATGAGCAGACGGAGCCGCAGCCGCCCAGGTTCGCGGGCGAACGCTTGCCAGGCCATGCACCCCGCGATGCCGAAAACCCCTACAATGCGTGGGCGTGGATGAGCGACATCAGAGGCAGTGCCAGCGGCCCCCTCGCCGGTATACGCATCGGCGTGAAGGACAATATCGCGGTGGCGGGTCTGCCTATGCGCAATGGCAGCCGCACGCTCGGCAATTTCGTGCCCACCATCGATGCCACTGTCGTCACCCGGATACTCGAGGCGGGCGGCACCATCGCCGGCAAGACAACCTGCGAGGACCTCTGCTTCTCCGGGGGCAGCCATACCAGCTGGCCGGCACCCGTCAGAAATCCGCGCAAGCCCGGCCATGCCGCCGGCGGCTCGTCCAGCGGCAGCGCGGCGGCCATCGCGGCTGGCGACGTGCGCATGTGCTTGGGCGGGGACCAGGGCGGCTCGATCCGCACGCCGTCCAGCTGGTGCGGCACCGTGGGGCTGAAGCCTACCCACGGCCTGGTGCCGTATACCGGGATCTTCCCGGTAGAGCCGACACTCGACCATTGCGGGCCGATGGGCCGCACCACGGAGGACGTTGCCCGCCTGCTGGCGGTGATCGCTGGGCCCGACGGGCTCGACCCGCGGCAGCACAAGACGGTTGTTCGCGATTACATAAGCGCGCTCAACCTGCCTTTGCACGGGCTGAGCGTGGGCGTTGTCCGCCAGGGCTTCGGGCGGCCGGAGAGCGATCTGGCAACGGATGAAACCGTGCGCGACGCGCTGAAGGTACTGCAGCAGAACGGAGCCGAGGTCGAGGAAGTGTCCATTCCCTGGCATCCCGACGGCTTTCACGTCTATACTGCCATCGTGCTCG
Above is a window of Rhodoligotrophos defluvii DNA encoding:
- a CDS encoding amidase, translating into MSIEAPSAQDLAALAKRFGLEPSDADLSAFEAFAGGLRVSYDWLDEQTEPQPPRFAGERLPGHAPRDAENPYNAWAWMSDIRGSASGPLAGIRIGVKDNIAVAGLPMRNGSRTLGNFVPTIDATVVTRILEAGGTIAGKTTCEDLCFSGGSHTSWPAPVRNPRKPGHAAGGSSSGSAAAIAAGDVRMCLGGDQGGSIRTPSSWCGTVGLKPTHGLVPYTGIFPVEPTLDHCGPMGRTTEDVARLLAVIAGPDGLDPRQHKTVVRDYISALNLPLHGLSVGVVRQGFGRPESDLATDETVRDALKVLQQNGAEVEEVSIPWHPDGFHVYTAIVLEGIAEMMLKGNAMGYGWQGYYSTEMLEAFAGHWRSRPDELPLAAKFVLLASEYMRDKYHGRHYAKAQNLRPAFRAAYDEALQRFDVLAMPTIPFRAPPLPETDCGPEATILHSFNMEGNTGPFDVTGHPAISVPCGAVDELPVGLMFVGKAFDEISVLRAAHHAESLARAGGR
- a CDS encoding SPOR domain-containing protein yields the protein MVLAAALSLIYVSLVLLFPPNDALAILTQDVVKSEYDPRLRKASRLSPAQNSSVPTNRPEVATKSDLITPSFGILLGMVSSHLEGIRLWRVLASRHGDLLALLRPRLFEAARSRNQTVYGVMAGPFDTSRAAMETCSILAARGVECSVTEFRGISPTAQRAVP
- a CDS encoding aminotransferase class IV; its protein translation is MEPTRFAAGAAYIGGQFVPIDEAKIPVTDWGFTRSDAVYDVVHVFRHGFFRLDDHLDRFMASMAARRLKPKESREEIEAILHRCVGLAGLENAYVAMVALRGRPRVAGSRRPQDCDNHLVAYAIPWIDVIPKDVQERGAHLWIASTPRVPDASVDPTVKNYQWSDLTSGLFEAHDHGFDTAVLCDADGFVTEGPGFNIFMVRNGKVMTPDRGSLHGITRKSVLELCAEMGIEARICAIPRASLEGADEAFAATTAGGVMPISRIGSAILSNDRPGPISLALKAAYWRKHEEGWHRTEVRALDPA